The Misgurnus anguillicaudatus chromosome 15, ASM2758022v2, whole genome shotgun sequence genome has a window encoding:
- the LOC129426260 gene encoding uncharacterized protein gives MAGRRLAFSSPSTPLHGRDQPVSSSPLTDEKKLLNALSGLSRQITLLTSNVNEQFAAVNSRLLSIEDRLAALELKNCNVTVEENNCKKKRRVHNPKIAEAVRRLHNSETNCRRYEPEQGLTSPHNKAVTSDLIGAISASPDLTAESDDIVSACKTYYESVRRSFRYKQPELASQAENAKSLARSRSRRKRLLEVRRSVLAEDEMDIWKCATIDLISDEEDGIVGGVSGWIVRPPPSRSLELSELCATLQSRLEAIPKYRATHHIRLQK, from the exons ATGGCAGGACGGCGTCTAGCCTTCAGCTCTCCTTCCACTCCGCTGCATGGACGCGACCAACCCGTTTCATCCAGTCCGCTGACCGATGAGAAGAAACTGCTGAATGCTTTGAGTGGACTGTCTCGTCAGATTACTCTGCTTACTTCCAATGTGAATGAGCAGTTTGCCGCAGTAAACTCCAGGTTGCTGTCCATAGAGGATAGGTTGGCTGCTTTGGAGTTGAAAAACTGTAACGTTACCGTGGAAGAAAATAACTGCAAGAAGAAAAGACGGGTGCACAATCCCAAGATTGCG GAGGCTGTACGGCGTCTTCATAATTCTGAGACAAACTGCAGGCGCTATGAACCAGAGCAAGG ACTAACGTCGCCTCATAACAAAGCCGTGACCTCCGATTTGATTGGGGCTATTTCAGCAAGTCCAGATTTAACTGCCGAGAGTGACGACATTGTTT CTGCATGTAAGACGTATTATGAGTCTGTACGCCGGAGCTTCAGATACAAACAACCAGAACTCGCATCGCAGGCGGAAAATGCGAAAAGTTTGGCTCGGAGTCGATCCAGAAGAAAAAGG TTGCTGGAAGTGAGACGAAGTGTGCTGGCTGAGGATGAGATGGACATTTGGAAGTGCGCCACCATAGATCTCATATCTGATGAGGAAGACGGCATTGTTGGCGGGGTGTCTGGATGGATTGTGCGGCCACCGCCCTCTCGCAGCCTGGAACTTTCCGAGCTCTGTGCCACGCTGCAATCCAGATTAGAGGCGATACCAAAATACAGGGCAACTCACCATATACGCCTGCAAAAGTGA
- the LOC141349752 gene encoding uncharacterized protein: protein MEVPRLKKRPRRFCEHCNTELCHTQYFDHRKRFFKNGVWEKKSKRATPDNVQILLLSSHEPAVSDDPSMCKDPDDNFTGIEEIGESEMHSADQEKEVIEEFEEMHPANISSDNDETADDQSIHLFLDSSDSESMQDDEDISCCVDDFVDEEGEILAEEQSEAYPHIQDGEEHGSDQSRSEKPEHLLMKLLAMMLLSWQSTFKISDNAITSLLLCIKQFMWIIGNVLCANTLTAFSSNIPKTLCSLRKWTGILRDDFLQYVVCPKCMTVYMLTETYELRRDGTKVCRTCGHIPFYNHPQQRSALRKKCGSALLRKATYSSGEEYVHPIRSYCYKSVVQSLGGLVKRPGFEEKLEEWRKREMPKGVLGDVYDGQVWQDYQYVNGEPFLAEPNNLALMLNVDWFQPFKYAPYSVGAIYLVILNLPREDRFKEENMILVGLIPGPKEPSLNINAFLDPLVDELQELWHGVILEDNSFLGNQVYRAALLCLSSDIPATRKCGGFVGHGAYRGCHKCLKTFSKKEFGEKMDYSGFERFSWEPRTSKDHIYYAGLSKRAKTKAEQKRIEREYGARWSELFRLSYYDAIRFVVIDPMHNLLLGTARHVFRLWTELGILTTKSLDEVQARVESIKVPYEVGRIPLRISSGFTGFTADQWKNWTTIYSLFCLKGLINNRHYDMWFDFVQACIILCSRVISINRLEVADRYLQTFLSKFVELFGPLHCTPNMHLHLHLKECVLDYGPVYSFWCFSFERFNGILGKFNNNNRAIEVQIMRQFLQGQQLRMPWTCEYGAEFGSILGKQLVGTLSCNDTADMLYVKHSVLVSAERLLFENCTVVPLSPFHQTILDEPDRHAILTMYHQMYPCVTDVDRFAMTCKRVTCLNVTYSIDGSRAERSAYVYAKWCGNTNSFEEPIIDPLAELRPAIIKQFIVVNVVSKGTAIKHVIAQVSWLHPHPDRHFYGKPIEVWARQGTDLSYPASFLPVERIAGRCVVNTSTVHLSKTKEKVTVVMPLCTVFEL, encoded by the exons ATGGAAGTCCCAAGACTGAAGAAACGACCTCGCCGCTTCTGTGAACATTGCAACACTGAACTGTGTCACACACAGTATTTTGACCACAGAAAGCGCTTTTTCAAAAATGGAGTTTGGGAGAAAAAATCCAAACGGGCTACGCCAGATAACGTACAGATCCTGCTGCTGTCCAGTCATGAACCCGCTGTGAGTGATGACCCGTCAATGTGTAAAGACCCGGACGATAACTTTACTGGAATTGAAGAGATTGGTGAAAGTGAAATGCACTCCGCGGACCAAGAAAAGGAAGTGATTGAAGAATTTGAAGAAATGCACCCAGCGAATATCAGTTCAGACAACG acgaaacagcaGATGACCAAAGCATTCATCTTTTTCTGGACTCCAGCGATTCAGAGTCAATGCAAGATGATGAAGACATCTCCTGTTGTGTG GATGACTTTGTGGATGAAGAGGGGGAAATTCTTGCTGAGGAGCAGAGTGAAGCATATCCTCACATACAAGATGGGGAGGAGCATGGAAGTGATCAGTCCAGAAGTGAAAAACCAGAACACTTGTTGATGAAACTTTTAGCCATGATGCTTTTGTCATGGCAATCAACCTTCAAGATTTCTGACAATGCCATCACATCACTTCTTCTGTGCATCAAACAGTTCATGTGGATAATTGGAAATGTTCTCTGTGCTAATACCCTCACTGCCTTTTCAAGCAACATTCCAAAGACTTTATGCTCCTTGAGGAAATGGACTGGTATACTCCGTGACGACTTCTTACAGTATGtggtttgtccaaaatgtatgACAGTGTACATGCTTACTGAGACCTATGAGCTCAGACGGGATGGTACAAAGGTTTGCAGGACTTGTGGTCACATCCCATTCTACAATCACCCACAGCAGAGGTCTGCATTAAGGAAGAAATGTGGCTCTGCCTTGCTAAGAAAAGCTACATATTCGAGCGGTGAAGAGTATGTCCATCCAATACGTTCTTACTGTTACAAGAGTGTTGTGCAGTCTCTGGGAGGACTTGTTAAAAGACCTGGATTTGAAGAGAAATTAGAAGAATGGCGAAAGCGGGAAATGCCAAAGGGTGTGTTAGGAGATGTATATGATGGACAAGTATGGCAGGATTACCAGTATGTGAATGGAGAGCCTTTTTTAGCAGAGCCAAATAATTTGGCCTTGATGCTGAATGTGGACTGGTTCCAACCTTTCAAATATGCACCTTATTCAGTCGGAGCCATCTACTTGGTCATTTTGAATCTACCTCGTGAAGACCGTTTTAAGGAAGAAAATATGATTCTCGTTGGACTAATACCTGGACCAAAAGAGCCATCGCTAAACATAAATGCTTTCTTAGACCCCTTAGTTGATGAGCTTCAAGAACTTTGGCATGGTGTGATTCTGGAAGACAACTCTTTTTTAGGAAATCAGGTTTACAGAGCAGCTCTGCTTTGTCTTTCATCAGATATCCCCGCAACTCGAAAATGTGGAGGCTTTGTTGGACATGGAGCATACAGAG GATGCCACAAGTGTTTGAAGACGTTTAGCAAGAAggaatttggtgaaaaaatggaCTACTCAGGATTTGAGAGGTTTTCATGGGAGCCACGCACGTCAAAGGATCACATATACTATGCTGGATTATCCAAACGGGCAAAGACAAAGGCAGAACAGAAAAGAATTGAACGCGAGTATGGAGCTAGATGGTCAGAACTTTTCCGCTTGAGTTACTATGATGCCATCAGATTTGTCGTCATAGATCCAATGCACAACCTTCTCCTTGGTACCGCAAGACATGTATTCAGACTGTGGACAGAATTAGGAATTTTAACAACAAAAAGCCTTGATGAAGTTCAAGCTAGAGTGGAAAGCATCAAAGTACCTTATGAGGTTGGAAGAATTCCCTTAAGAATTTCATCTGgctttacaggatttacagcaGATCAGTGGAAAAACTGGACAACCATTTACTCACTGTTTTGTCTGAAGGGGCTTATCAACAACAGACACTATGACATGTGGTTTGACTTTGTGCAGGCTTGTATCATACTCTGCTCCAGAGTCATATCCATCAATAGACTGGAAGTAGCAGATCGATACCTGCAGACATTTCTCTCAAAATTTGTCGAACTCTTTGGCCCATTGCACTGCACCCCCAACATGCATCTACATCTTCATTTGAAAGAGTGCGTGTTGGATTATGGACCTGTTTATTCTTTTTGGTGTTTTTCATTCGAGCGTTTTAATGGAATACTGGGAAAGTTTAATAACAACAACAGGGCAATTGAAGTCCAGATTATGAGGCAATTTCTGCAGGGCCAACAACTTCGTATGCCATGGACATGTGAATATGGTGCTGAATTTGGCAGTATTTTAGGAAAACAACTGGTTGGGACTTTGTCATGCAATGACACAGCTGATATGCTTTATGTGAAACACAGTGTTTTGGTGTCAGCAGAAAGACTTCTCTTTGAAAACTGCACAGTGGTGCCTCTGTCTCCATTCCACCAGACAATCTTGGATGAGCCTGACAGACATGCAATATTGACAATGTATCACCAGATGTACCCTTGTGTCACTGACGTTGACCGTTTTGCCATGACATGCAAACGGGTAACATGTCTGAATGTAACTTACTCAATTGATGGATCTAGAGCAGAAAGGTCAGCATATGTATATGCTAAGTGGTGTGGAAACACAAACAGTTTTGAGGAACCCATCATTGACCCTCTAGCCGAACTACGACCAGCCATTATAAAGCAGTTTATAGTTGTTAATGTTGTCTCAAAAGGTACTGCAATCAAACATGTAATTGCACAAGTTTCCTGGCTTCATCCCCATCCGGACAGACATTTTTATGGAAAGCCAATAGAAGTTTGGGCGCGTCAGGGAACAGACTTGTCATACCCAGCATCATTTCTGCCTGTTGAGCGCATTGCTGGGAGATGTGTGGTTAACACATCCACTGTGCATTTAAGCAAGACCAAAGAAAAGGTCACTGTAGTCATGCCACTATGCACAGTATTTGAGCTGTGA